A window from Dromaius novaehollandiae isolate bDroNov1 chromosome 1, bDroNov1.hap1, whole genome shotgun sequence encodes these proteins:
- the TAB3 gene encoding TGF-beta-activated kinase 1 and MAP3K7-binding protein 3 isoform X3: MAQGSQQIDVQVLHDLRQRFPEIPEGVVSQCMLQNHNNLDACCRALAQESNKYLYMEYHSPDDTRMSRNSLLHINLGIHPHTSYHAGDGAQLNGGRTLVHSSSDGHIDPQRTAGKQLICLVQEPHSAPAVVAASPNYNPFFMNDQNRNAATPPPQPPPQPSSIQPGMNTSAMQGPPPTYMHIPRYSTNPITVTVSQNLPSGQSVPRALQILPQIPSNLYGTPGSIYIRQTSQSSSGRQTPQNTQWHSSPQGPVPHYTPRPLPVYPHQQNYQPSQYSPKQPQIPQSAFRSPPASQCPSPFGSPQHQVQPPQLGHQSSHVFMPPSPSTVPPHPYQQASQTYQKQGGHSVSYLPYGGPSLSKGSMNKIEITVEPPQRPGTAMNRSPSPISNQPSQRNQHPLYAATTPPSSSPSRVDQEERSAAPEPIQPISVIPGCGGEKGSHKYQRSSSSGSDDYAYTQALLLHQRARMERLAKELKFEKEELERLKAEVNGMEHDLMQRRLRRVSCTTAIPTPEEMTRLRSLNRQLQINVDCTLKEVDLLQSRGNFDPKATCNFYDNIEPGPVVPPKPCKKEHQNSSKQTPRTQPRDEDFEGAPWNCDSCTFLNHPALNRCEQCEMPRYT; this comes from the exons ATGGCGCAGGGCAGTCAACAAATCGATGTGCAGGTACTCCATGATCTCCGGCAACGTTTCCCTGAGATTCCTGAAGGGGTGGTATCTCAATGCATGCTTCAG AACCACAACAATCTAGATGCCTGTTGTCGAGCCCTTGCGCAGGAGAGCAACAAATACTTATATATGGAGTACCATAGCCCTGATGACACCAGAATGAGTAGAAATAGCCTTTTGCACATTAACCTGGGTATTCATCCTCATACCAGCTATCATGCAGGGGATGGAGCTCAACTTAATGGTGGTCGTACACTGGTACATAGTTCAAGTGATGGACATATTGATCCCCAACGCACAGCAGGTAAACAGCTGATATGCTTAGTTCAAGAACCACATTCTGCTCCCGCTGTTGTGGCAGCTTCTCCTAATTACAATCCATTTTTCATGAATGACCAGAATAGAAATGCAGCTACTCCTCCTCCACAGCCACCTCCACAGCCATCTTCCATACAACCAGGAATGAACACGTCTGCTATGCAAGGCCCTCCTCCTACGTATATGCACATACCTCGGTACAGTACAAATCCCATTACTGTTACAGTATCACAAAACCTCCCCTCTGGACAAAGTGTACCCAGAGCTCTACAAATTCTTCCACAGATTCCAAGCAATCTTTATGGGACTCCTGGCTCTATTTATATAAGACAAACATCTCAAAGTTCTTCAGGACGACAGACTCCTCAGAATACACAGTGGCATTCATCGCCACAGGGCCCAGTTCCACATTATACTCCACGTCCTCTACCTGTGTATCCACATCAACAGAATTATCAACCTTCTCAGTATTCTCCTAAACAACCCCAGATCCCTCAGTCAGCTTTTCGATCACCACCAGCATCCCAGTGTCCCTCTCCTTTTGGCTCTCCTCAACACCAAGTTCAACCCCCTCAGTTGGGTCATCAGAGTTCACATGTTTTCATGCCACCTAGTCCATCAACTGTGCCACCCCATCCGTATCAGCAAGCATCCCAGACTTATCAAAAACAAGGTGGTCACTCTGTATCATATCTCCCTTATGGTGGGCCTAGTTTATCCAAAGGTTCCATGAATAAAATAGAAATCACAGTTGAGCCACCGCAAAGACCTGGAACTGCAATGAATAGAAGTCCTTCACCAATAAGTAATCAACCATCTCAGCGAAATCAGCACCCACTGTATGCAGCCACCACTCCTCCTTCAAGCTCTCCATCAAGAG TGGACCAAGAAGAGCGTTCTGCAGCACCAGAGCCTATTCAGCCTATTTCTGTAATCCCAGGAtgtggaggagaaaaaggaagccatAAATACCAGAGAAGTTCTAGTTCTGGATCAGATGACTATGCTTACACTCAAG CCTTGCTGTTACATCAACGAGCAAGGATGGAGAGATTAGCAAAAGAGCTGAAGTTTGAGAAAGAAGAGCTTGAACGTCTGAAAGCTGAAGTCAACGGTATGGAGCATGATCTAATGCAGAGGCGGCTTCGAAGAGTTAGCTGTACAACTGCAATTCCAACA CCTGAGGAAATGACCAGATTGAGAAGCCTCAACAGACAGCTCCAGATAAATGTTGACTGTACGCTGAAAGAAGTTGACCTCCTTCAATCTAGAG GGAATTTTGATCCAAAAGCTACGTGCAACTTCTACGATAACATAGAGCCTGGTCCTGTTGTGCCACCAAAGCCATGTAAAAAAG
- the TAB3 gene encoding TGF-beta-activated kinase 1 and MAP3K7-binding protein 3 isoform X1, with product MAQGSQQIDVQVLHDLRQRFPEIPEGVVSQCMLQNHNNLDACCRALAQESNKYLYMEYHSPDDTRMSRNSLLHINLGIHPHTSYHAGDGAQLNGGRTLVHSSSDGHIDPQRTAGKQLICLVQEPHSAPAVVAASPNYNPFFMNDQNRNAATPPPQPPPQPSSIQPGMNTSAMQGPPPTYMHIPRYSTNPITVTVSQNLPSGQSVPRALQILPQIPSNLYGTPGSIYIRQTSQSSSGRQTPQNTQWHSSPQGPVPHYTPRPLPVYPHQQNYQPSQYSPKQPQIPQSAFRSPPASQCPSPFGSPQHQVQPPQLGHQSSHVFMPPSPSTVPPHPYQQASQTYQKQGGHSVSYLPYGGPSLSKGSMNKIEITVEPPQRPGTAMNRSPSPISNQPSQRNQHPLYAATTPPSSSPSRGMSGQPKPPFSVNPVYITYTQPTGPTGAPTQSPRVMVSQPNPTIFKITVGRAPTENLLNLVDQEERSAAPEPIQPISVIPGCGGEKGSHKYQRSSSSGSDDYAYTQALLLHQRARMERLAKELKFEKEELERLKAEVNGMEHDLMQRRLRRVSCTTAIPTPEEMTRLRSLNRQLQINVDCTLKEVDLLQSRGNFDPKATCNFYDNIEPGPVVPPKPCKKEHQNSSKQTPRTQPRDEDFEGAPWNCDSCTFLNHPALNRCEQCEMPRYT from the exons ATGGCGCAGGGCAGTCAACAAATCGATGTGCAGGTACTCCATGATCTCCGGCAACGTTTCCCTGAGATTCCTGAAGGGGTGGTATCTCAATGCATGCTTCAG AACCACAACAATCTAGATGCCTGTTGTCGAGCCCTTGCGCAGGAGAGCAACAAATACTTATATATGGAGTACCATAGCCCTGATGACACCAGAATGAGTAGAAATAGCCTTTTGCACATTAACCTGGGTATTCATCCTCATACCAGCTATCATGCAGGGGATGGAGCTCAACTTAATGGTGGTCGTACACTGGTACATAGTTCAAGTGATGGACATATTGATCCCCAACGCACAGCAGGTAAACAGCTGATATGCTTAGTTCAAGAACCACATTCTGCTCCCGCTGTTGTGGCAGCTTCTCCTAATTACAATCCATTTTTCATGAATGACCAGAATAGAAATGCAGCTACTCCTCCTCCACAGCCACCTCCACAGCCATCTTCCATACAACCAGGAATGAACACGTCTGCTATGCAAGGCCCTCCTCCTACGTATATGCACATACCTCGGTACAGTACAAATCCCATTACTGTTACAGTATCACAAAACCTCCCCTCTGGACAAAGTGTACCCAGAGCTCTACAAATTCTTCCACAGATTCCAAGCAATCTTTATGGGACTCCTGGCTCTATTTATATAAGACAAACATCTCAAAGTTCTTCAGGACGACAGACTCCTCAGAATACACAGTGGCATTCATCGCCACAGGGCCCAGTTCCACATTATACTCCACGTCCTCTACCTGTGTATCCACATCAACAGAATTATCAACCTTCTCAGTATTCTCCTAAACAACCCCAGATCCCTCAGTCAGCTTTTCGATCACCACCAGCATCCCAGTGTCCCTCTCCTTTTGGCTCTCCTCAACACCAAGTTCAACCCCCTCAGTTGGGTCATCAGAGTTCACATGTTTTCATGCCACCTAGTCCATCAACTGTGCCACCCCATCCGTATCAGCAAGCATCCCAGACTTATCAAAAACAAGGTGGTCACTCTGTATCATATCTCCCTTATGGTGGGCCTAGTTTATCCAAAGGTTCCATGAATAAAATAGAAATCACAGTTGAGCCACCGCAAAGACCTGGAACTGCAATGAATAGAAGTCCTTCACCAATAAGTAATCAACCATCTCAGCGAAATCAGCACCCACTGTATGCAGCCACCACTCCTCCTTCAAGCTCTCCATCAAGAGGTATGTCAGGTCAGCCCAAACCTCCATTTAGTGTTAATCCAGTGTATATTACCTATACTCAACCAACTGGACCTACAGGTGCACCAACACAGTCTCCTCGGGTAATGGTATCTCAGCCAAATCCAAccatttttaaaatcacagtagGTCGAGCACCGACTGAGAATCTTTTAAATTTAGTGGACCAAGAAGAGCGTTCTGCAGCACCAGAGCCTATTCAGCCTATTTCTGTAATCCCAGGAtgtggaggagaaaaaggaagccatAAATACCAGAGAAGTTCTAGTTCTGGATCAGATGACTATGCTTACACTCAAG CCTTGCTGTTACATCAACGAGCAAGGATGGAGAGATTAGCAAAAGAGCTGAAGTTTGAGAAAGAAGAGCTTGAACGTCTGAAAGCTGAAGTCAACGGTATGGAGCATGATCTAATGCAGAGGCGGCTTCGAAGAGTTAGCTGTACAACTGCAATTCCAACA CCTGAGGAAATGACCAGATTGAGAAGCCTCAACAGACAGCTCCAGATAAATGTTGACTGTACGCTGAAAGAAGTTGACCTCCTTCAATCTAGAG GGAATTTTGATCCAAAAGCTACGTGCAACTTCTACGATAACATAGAGCCTGGTCCTGTTGTGCCACCAAAGCCATGTAAAAAAG
- the TAB3 gene encoding TGF-beta-activated kinase 1 and MAP3K7-binding protein 3 isoform X2 — protein MAQGSQQIDVQVLHDLRQRFPEIPEGVVSQCMLQNHNNLDACCRALAQESNKYLYMEYHSPDDTRMSRNSLLHINLGIHPHTSYHAGDGAQLNGGRTLVHSSSDGHIDPQRTAGKQLICLVQEPHSAPAVVAASPNYNPFFMNDQNRNAATPPPQPPPQPSSIQPGMNTSAMQGPPPTYMHIPRYSTNPITVTVSQNLPSGQSVPRALQILPQIPSNLYGTPGSIYIRQTSQSSSGRQTPQNTQWHSSPQGPVPHYTPRPLPVYPHQQNYQPSQYSPKQPQIPQSAFRSPPASQCPSPFGSPQHQVQPPQLGHQSSHVFMPPSPSTVPPHPYQQASQTYQKQGGHSVSYLPYGGPSLSKGSMNKIEITVEPPQRPGTAMNRSPSPISNQPSQRNQHPLYAATTPPSSSPSRVGRAPTENLLNLVDQEERSAAPEPIQPISVIPGCGGEKGSHKYQRSSSSGSDDYAYTQALLLHQRARMERLAKELKFEKEELERLKAEVNGMEHDLMQRRLRRVSCTTAIPTPEEMTRLRSLNRQLQINVDCTLKEVDLLQSRGNFDPKATCNFYDNIEPGPVVPPKPCKKEHQNSSKQTPRTQPRDEDFEGAPWNCDSCTFLNHPALNRCEQCEMPRYT, from the exons ATGGCGCAGGGCAGTCAACAAATCGATGTGCAGGTACTCCATGATCTCCGGCAACGTTTCCCTGAGATTCCTGAAGGGGTGGTATCTCAATGCATGCTTCAG AACCACAACAATCTAGATGCCTGTTGTCGAGCCCTTGCGCAGGAGAGCAACAAATACTTATATATGGAGTACCATAGCCCTGATGACACCAGAATGAGTAGAAATAGCCTTTTGCACATTAACCTGGGTATTCATCCTCATACCAGCTATCATGCAGGGGATGGAGCTCAACTTAATGGTGGTCGTACACTGGTACATAGTTCAAGTGATGGACATATTGATCCCCAACGCACAGCAGGTAAACAGCTGATATGCTTAGTTCAAGAACCACATTCTGCTCCCGCTGTTGTGGCAGCTTCTCCTAATTACAATCCATTTTTCATGAATGACCAGAATAGAAATGCAGCTACTCCTCCTCCACAGCCACCTCCACAGCCATCTTCCATACAACCAGGAATGAACACGTCTGCTATGCAAGGCCCTCCTCCTACGTATATGCACATACCTCGGTACAGTACAAATCCCATTACTGTTACAGTATCACAAAACCTCCCCTCTGGACAAAGTGTACCCAGAGCTCTACAAATTCTTCCACAGATTCCAAGCAATCTTTATGGGACTCCTGGCTCTATTTATATAAGACAAACATCTCAAAGTTCTTCAGGACGACAGACTCCTCAGAATACACAGTGGCATTCATCGCCACAGGGCCCAGTTCCACATTATACTCCACGTCCTCTACCTGTGTATCCACATCAACAGAATTATCAACCTTCTCAGTATTCTCCTAAACAACCCCAGATCCCTCAGTCAGCTTTTCGATCACCACCAGCATCCCAGTGTCCCTCTCCTTTTGGCTCTCCTCAACACCAAGTTCAACCCCCTCAGTTGGGTCATCAGAGTTCACATGTTTTCATGCCACCTAGTCCATCAACTGTGCCACCCCATCCGTATCAGCAAGCATCCCAGACTTATCAAAAACAAGGTGGTCACTCTGTATCATATCTCCCTTATGGTGGGCCTAGTTTATCCAAAGGTTCCATGAATAAAATAGAAATCACAGTTGAGCCACCGCAAAGACCTGGAACTGCAATGAATAGAAGTCCTTCACCAATAAGTAATCAACCATCTCAGCGAAATCAGCACCCACTGTATGCAGCCACCACTCCTCCTTCAAGCTCTCCATCAAGAG tagGTCGAGCACCGACTGAGAATCTTTTAAATTTAGTGGACCAAGAAGAGCGTTCTGCAGCACCAGAGCCTATTCAGCCTATTTCTGTAATCCCAGGAtgtggaggagaaaaaggaagccatAAATACCAGAGAAGTTCTAGTTCTGGATCAGATGACTATGCTTACACTCAAG CCTTGCTGTTACATCAACGAGCAAGGATGGAGAGATTAGCAAAAGAGCTGAAGTTTGAGAAAGAAGAGCTTGAACGTCTGAAAGCTGAAGTCAACGGTATGGAGCATGATCTAATGCAGAGGCGGCTTCGAAGAGTTAGCTGTACAACTGCAATTCCAACA CCTGAGGAAATGACCAGATTGAGAAGCCTCAACAGACAGCTCCAGATAAATGTTGACTGTACGCTGAAAGAAGTTGACCTCCTTCAATCTAGAG GGAATTTTGATCCAAAAGCTACGTGCAACTTCTACGATAACATAGAGCCTGGTCCTGTTGTGCCACCAAAGCCATGTAAAAAAG